From one Amaranthus tricolor cultivar Red isolate AtriRed21 chromosome 17, ASM2621246v1, whole genome shotgun sequence genomic stretch:
- the LOC130804737 gene encoding uncharacterized protein LOC130804737 isoform X2: protein MVGIMATDCGDKIRSLIASVTFAADNPSKFQNLHQLKHQLLKSVQDSSISLSDFLPSLLKLLSDDFSPVRKCISEVIGEIGLKHLEFLPETIPALLTVVDDDTPAVARQAITSCTNIFCCTLEKIAIQGLHERKLDDLLESTWEWMLKVKEKIYTIAFESGSDGIRLLALKFVASIILIYTPDPNGGTEPPTHPISDSDDKGKEMGFNISWLRKGHPFLKLGELSVEATQSLGLLLGQLRLPMVKSLSTSMMVVLINCLSAIAVKRPSFYGRILPVLLGLDPSNSVVKELHAYGVQNALKTAFLSCLKCAHPSATPWRDRLLDALREMGVGDLAEQALERVSNINGNVKQETPISIVKEELALEHHDAAHTKVGRKRSSDMDVGNRNEDDDTPGKRARSVHIVSEELTDKSNIPYKAVEVKPDTTGKANISNEDDSAPVRHLIGLFGDLVAQGEKAAASLQILISGISADLLADVVIANLRNLPSTCPMIEGDELQANIGLQQSSVDTESPFRQISSFLTNAFHCSDSEQTSAMDAKQLVSYDIEHPVLQDSHAMDIADNNVACTVSNKSTELVDSDIPCAVVSDNLLEIPKVSAGTSELQDVGPTDTAIPGLDNAHRVGLRDFVASSSLASTDLDDGSQDQATSVGRRSIAESLPSVSTEKSEELSSRAAAVDANIGMASTATSLVSLHNFVLPKMSAPAIELSVEDNDALQKLVFLRIVEAYKQVAVCGGSQLRFSLLSYLGVELSLELDLWTCLQTHILSDYVIHEGHEMTLRVLYRLYGEAEEERDFFSSTTATSVYETFLLKVAETLKDSFPASDKSLSRLFSEVPYLPQSSLKLLESLCSPEIGDKEEKELNSGDRVTQGLSAVWNLIMLRPTLRDVLLKIALQSAVHHMEEVRMKAIRLVANKLYPLSSISLQIEEFAKEKLLSVVDSLDSATEGTENSNIQWKKNTESVLAAKDQMSGEVMATDPSAHTSQSCSPGSIADTSVSDAQRCMSLYFALCTKKHSLLRQIFIIFRSSPESVRQAVHSHMPILIRTMGASPALLEIISDPPDGSEKLLMQVLHTLTDGRVPSAELISTIKTLYETKIKDMEILFPILSFLPKEEVLRVFPHVIHLPQEKFQAALARLLQGPTPSGPVLTPSEILIAIHSIDPDKDGIPLKKVTDACNACFEQRQMFTQQVIAKVLNQLVEQIPLPLLFMRTVLQAIGAFPALVDFIMDILSRLVSKQIWKYPKLWVGFLKCVQLTQPHSFIVLLQLPQAQLEAALNKIPALKAPLATHVNEQDIKSTLPRSVLMVLGIASESQAPSQSQSGQPEAGGDAVSSDKDVVTEKSKEASGGSGS, encoded by the exons ATGGTGGGAATCATGGCGACTGATTGTGGAGATAAGATTAGAAGTCTCATTGCCTCAGTTACCTTCGCTGCTGATAACCCTTCCAAGTTTCAAAACCTTCATCAACTTAAGCACCAATTGTTGAAGAGTGTTCAAGATTCTTCTATCTCTTTATCTGATTTTCTTCCTTCCTTGTTGAAGCTCCTGTCTGATGATTTTAGCCCTGTTCGTAAATGCATCTCTGA GGTGATTGGTGAAATTGGGTTGAAGCATTTGGAGTTTTTACCAGAAACTATACCTGCATTGTTGACTGTTGTGGATGATGATACTCCAGCTGTGGCTCGGCAAGCTATTACATCATGTACTAATATATTCTGCTGCACTCTGGAGAAAATAGCAATTCAG GGTCTACATGAACGCAAATTGGATGATTTGCTTGAGTCCACATGGGAGTGGATGCTGAAGGTAAAGGAAAAGATCTATACAATTGCTTTTGAG TCTGGAAGTGATGGGATACGATTATTGGCACTGAAATTTGTTGCATCTATCATTCTCATTTATACACCAGATCCCAATGGTGGTACTGAGCCGCCAACTCATCCGATTAGTGATAGTGATGATAAGG GTAAAGAAATGGGATTCAATATATCATGGCTCCGTAAAGGGCATCCTTTTCTCAAGCTTGGAGAACTATCTGTTGAAGCTACTCAAAGCTTGGGATTATTGCTTGGTCAACTTCGCTTACCTATGGTGAAATCCCTCAGCACATCGATGATGGTTGTGCTCATTAATTG TTTGTCAGCCATCGCAGTAAAGAGACCCTCTTTTTACGGACGCATTCTTCCAGTTCTCCTGGGTCTGGATCCTTCAAATTCTGTTGTAAAGGAATTGCATGCTTATGGAGTTCAAAATGCTTTGAAGACTGCATTTCTCTCGTGTTTGAAGTGTGCACACCCTAGTGCTACCCCG TGGCGGGATCGCTTACTTGATGCTCTCAGGGAAATGGGTGTTGGAGATTTGGCAGAACAGGCCCTTGAAAGAGTGTCCAATATCAATGGAAATGTGAAGCAGGAAACACCTATATCAATTGTTAAG GAGGAGCTGGCGCTTGAACACCATGATGCAGCTCATACTAAGGTGGGAAGGAAAAGATCTAGTGACATGGATGTAGGTAACAGAAATGAAGATGATGATACCCCTGGAAAACGTGCCAGATCTGTGCATATTGTATCTGAGGAACTGACCGATAAGTCCAATATTCCTTATAAAGCTGTTGAAGTTAAACCTGATACAACTGGAAAAGCAAATATTTCTAATGAAGATGACTCAGCTCCCGTGCGACATCTTATAGGGCTTTTTGGGGATTTGGTTGCTCAAGGTGAAAAGGCTGCTGCATCTTTGCAGATTCTTATATCAGGTATCTCTGCCGACTTACTTGCAGACGTGGTGATAGCTAACTTGAGAAACTTGCCTTCTACTTGCCCCATGATTGAGGGAGATGAGCTTCAAGCAAATATAGGTTTGCAGCAAAGTAGTGTGGATACTGAAAGTCCCTTCAGACAAATTTCATCTTTTTTGACAAATGCCTTCCACTGTAGCGATTCTGAACAAACCTCAGCAATGGATGCTAAACAACTAGTGTCATATGACATTGAG CATCCAGTTCTACAAGATTCACATGCTATGGACATTGCTGATAATAATGTGGCATGTACTGTTTCAAACAAATCGACGGAGCTTGTCGATTCAGATATACCGTGTGCTGTTGTTTCTGATAATCTTTTGGAAATACCCAAGGTTTCAGCTGGTACCTCTGAGTTGCAAGACGTGGGACCCACAGATACTGCCATTCCAGGCTTGGATAATGCTCATAGGGTTGGACtgcgtgattttgttgcttctTCGTCATTAGCCTCCACAGATTTGGATGATGGGAGCCAAGATCAAGCTACCAGTGTTGGGAGAAGATCTATAGCAGAATCACTTCCATCCGTGTCGACTGAGAAGTCTGAGGAACTTAGCTCCAGAGCTGCTGCAGTTGATGCAAACATTGGAATGGCCTCCACAGCAACTTCACTAGTTTCACTTCACAATTTTGTCTTGCCTAAGATGTCAGCACCTGCTATAGAACTTTCTGTTGAAGACAATGATGCGCTTCAAAAGCTGGTCTTTTTACGAATTGTGGAAGCATACAAGCAGGTTGCGGTTTGTGGAGGTTCACAGCTTCGATTTTCTTTACTTTCTTATTTGGGAGTTGAG CTATCGTTGGAGCTGGATCTTTGGACATGTctacaaacacacatattgtcgGATTACGTAATTCACGAG GGACATGAGATGACCTTGCGTGTCCTCTATCGGCTGTATGGGGAGGCAGAAGAAGAGCGCGACTTTTTTTCTTCGACAACTGCTACTTCTGTATATGAAACGTTTCTTCTTAAAGTG GCAGAAACACTAAAAGATTCTTTTCCGGCATCGGACAAATCCTTAAGTCGATTGTTCAGTGAAGTTCCATATCTTCCCCAATCAAGTCTTAAACTATTAGAAAGCTTATGCTCTCCTGAGATTGGAgataaagaagaaaaagaactgAACAGTGGAGACCGGGTCACTCAAGGTCTTAGTGCTGTGTGGAACTTGATAATGCTGAGACCAACTTTGCGCGATGTACTGTTGAAAATTGCTTTGCAG AGTGCAGTTCATCATATGGAGGAAGTGCGTATGAAGGCAATACGTCTG GTTGCAAATAAGTTATATCCTTTGTCGTCAATTTCCCTGCAAATAGAAGAATTTGCAAAGGAGAAGCTGCTATCTGTGGTCGATTCACTTGATTCTGCTACTGAGGGCACTGAAAATTCTAATATTCAATGGAAAAAG AATACTGAATCAGTGTTGGCTGCTAAAGATCAAATGTCGGGGGAAGTAATGGCTACAGACCCCTCTGCGCATACTTCCCAATCTTGTTCCCCTGGAAGTATTGCTGACACTTCTGTGTCTGATGCACAACGATGCATGTCACTGTATTTTGCCCTGTGTACTAAG AAACATTCTCTTCTTCGTCAAATATTCATCATTTTTAGAAGCTCGCCGGAGTCTGTGAGACAA GCTGTTCATAGCCACATGCCTATTCTTATTCGGACTATGGGTGCATCACCAGCCCTTCTTGAGATTATCTCTGATCCCCCTGATGGAAGTGAGAAACTTCTGATGCAG GTTTTGCATACTCTCACGGATGGCAGAGTTCCTTCAGCAGAATTGATTTCTACAATTAAGACACTTTATGAGACCAAGATAAAG GATATGGAGATTCTGTTTCCAATATTGTCTTTTCTACCGAAAGAAGAG GTGTTGAGGGTCTTTCCTCACGTTATTCATCTCCCACAAGAGAAGTTCCAGGCTGCTCTTGCACGCTTGCTGCAG GGGCCAACTCCTTCTGGGCCTGTGTTAACACCATCAGAAATCTTAATTGCTATCCACAGCATAGATCCTGATAAAGACGGAATCCCTTTGAAGAAG GTTACTGATGCATGTAATGCTTGTTTTGAGCAAAGACAAATGTTCACACAGCAAGTGATTGCCAAAGTTCTGAACCAGCTG GTTGAACAAATTCCTCTTCCATTATTGTTCATGAGAACAGTTCTACAAGCAATTGGTGCTTTCCCAGCTTTG GTGGACTTCATAATGGACATACTTTCTCGGCTTGTAAGCAAGCAG ATATGGAAATACCCGAAGTTATGGGTAGGATTCCTCAAATGTGTGCAATTGACACAGCCACATTCTTTTATAGTGTTGCTTCAG CTACCACAAGCTCAGCTTGAAGCTGCTCTGAATAAAATTCCAGCACTGAAGGCACCACTAGCTACGCATGTAAACGAACAGGACATAAAATCTACACTCCCGAG GTCTGTTCTTATGGTACTTGGCATCGCGTCTGAATCTCAAGCTCCAAGTCAGTCACAATCAGGCCAACCGGAGGCTGGTGGGGATGCAGTTAGCTCTGATAAGGATGTTGTCACAGAGAAGAGTAAAGAAGCATCTGGTGGGAGTGGGAGCTAA
- the LOC130804737 gene encoding uncharacterized protein LOC130804737 isoform X1, with protein MVGIMATDCGDKIRSLIASVTFAADNPSKFQNLHQLKHQLLKSVQDSSISLSDFLPSLLKLLSDDFSPVRKCISEVIGEIGLKHLEFLPETIPALLTVVDDDTPAVARQAITSCTNIFCCTLEKIAIQGLHERKLDDLLESTWEWMLKVKEKIYTIAFESGSDGIRLLALKFVASIILIYTPDPNGGTEPPTHPISDSDDKVVGKEMGFNISWLRKGHPFLKLGELSVEATQSLGLLLGQLRLPMVKSLSTSMMVVLINCLSAIAVKRPSFYGRILPVLLGLDPSNSVVKELHAYGVQNALKTAFLSCLKCAHPSATPWRDRLLDALREMGVGDLAEQALERVSNINGNVKQETPISIVKEELALEHHDAAHTKVGRKRSSDMDVGNRNEDDDTPGKRARSVHIVSEELTDKSNIPYKAVEVKPDTTGKANISNEDDSAPVRHLIGLFGDLVAQGEKAAASLQILISGISADLLADVVIANLRNLPSTCPMIEGDELQANIGLQQSSVDTESPFRQISSFLTNAFHCSDSEQTSAMDAKQLVSYDIEHPVLQDSHAMDIADNNVACTVSNKSTELVDSDIPCAVVSDNLLEIPKVSAGTSELQDVGPTDTAIPGLDNAHRVGLRDFVASSSLASTDLDDGSQDQATSVGRRSIAESLPSVSTEKSEELSSRAAAVDANIGMASTATSLVSLHNFVLPKMSAPAIELSVEDNDALQKLVFLRIVEAYKQVAVCGGSQLRFSLLSYLGVELSLELDLWTCLQTHILSDYVIHEGHEMTLRVLYRLYGEAEEERDFFSSTTATSVYETFLLKVAETLKDSFPASDKSLSRLFSEVPYLPQSSLKLLESLCSPEIGDKEEKELNSGDRVTQGLSAVWNLIMLRPTLRDVLLKIALQSAVHHMEEVRMKAIRLVANKLYPLSSISLQIEEFAKEKLLSVVDSLDSATEGTENSNIQWKKNTESVLAAKDQMSGEVMATDPSAHTSQSCSPGSIADTSVSDAQRCMSLYFALCTKKHSLLRQIFIIFRSSPESVRQAVHSHMPILIRTMGASPALLEIISDPPDGSEKLLMQVLHTLTDGRVPSAELISTIKTLYETKIKDMEILFPILSFLPKEEVLRVFPHVIHLPQEKFQAALARLLQGPTPSGPVLTPSEILIAIHSIDPDKDGIPLKKVTDACNACFEQRQMFTQQVIAKVLNQLVEQIPLPLLFMRTVLQAIGAFPALVDFIMDILSRLVSKQIWKYPKLWVGFLKCVQLTQPHSFIVLLQLPQAQLEAALNKIPALKAPLATHVNEQDIKSTLPRSVLMVLGIASESQAPSQSQSGQPEAGGDAVSSDKDVVTEKSKEASGGSGS; from the exons ATGGTGGGAATCATGGCGACTGATTGTGGAGATAAGATTAGAAGTCTCATTGCCTCAGTTACCTTCGCTGCTGATAACCCTTCCAAGTTTCAAAACCTTCATCAACTTAAGCACCAATTGTTGAAGAGTGTTCAAGATTCTTCTATCTCTTTATCTGATTTTCTTCCTTCCTTGTTGAAGCTCCTGTCTGATGATTTTAGCCCTGTTCGTAAATGCATCTCTGA GGTGATTGGTGAAATTGGGTTGAAGCATTTGGAGTTTTTACCAGAAACTATACCTGCATTGTTGACTGTTGTGGATGATGATACTCCAGCTGTGGCTCGGCAAGCTATTACATCATGTACTAATATATTCTGCTGCACTCTGGAGAAAATAGCAATTCAG GGTCTACATGAACGCAAATTGGATGATTTGCTTGAGTCCACATGGGAGTGGATGCTGAAGGTAAAGGAAAAGATCTATACAATTGCTTTTGAG TCTGGAAGTGATGGGATACGATTATTGGCACTGAAATTTGTTGCATCTATCATTCTCATTTATACACCAGATCCCAATGGTGGTACTGAGCCGCCAACTCATCCGATTAGTGATAGTGATGATAAGG TTGTAGGTAAAGAAATGGGATTCAATATATCATGGCTCCGTAAAGGGCATCCTTTTCTCAAGCTTGGAGAACTATCTGTTGAAGCTACTCAAAGCTTGGGATTATTGCTTGGTCAACTTCGCTTACCTATGGTGAAATCCCTCAGCACATCGATGATGGTTGTGCTCATTAATTG TTTGTCAGCCATCGCAGTAAAGAGACCCTCTTTTTACGGACGCATTCTTCCAGTTCTCCTGGGTCTGGATCCTTCAAATTCTGTTGTAAAGGAATTGCATGCTTATGGAGTTCAAAATGCTTTGAAGACTGCATTTCTCTCGTGTTTGAAGTGTGCACACCCTAGTGCTACCCCG TGGCGGGATCGCTTACTTGATGCTCTCAGGGAAATGGGTGTTGGAGATTTGGCAGAACAGGCCCTTGAAAGAGTGTCCAATATCAATGGAAATGTGAAGCAGGAAACACCTATATCAATTGTTAAG GAGGAGCTGGCGCTTGAACACCATGATGCAGCTCATACTAAGGTGGGAAGGAAAAGATCTAGTGACATGGATGTAGGTAACAGAAATGAAGATGATGATACCCCTGGAAAACGTGCCAGATCTGTGCATATTGTATCTGAGGAACTGACCGATAAGTCCAATATTCCTTATAAAGCTGTTGAAGTTAAACCTGATACAACTGGAAAAGCAAATATTTCTAATGAAGATGACTCAGCTCCCGTGCGACATCTTATAGGGCTTTTTGGGGATTTGGTTGCTCAAGGTGAAAAGGCTGCTGCATCTTTGCAGATTCTTATATCAGGTATCTCTGCCGACTTACTTGCAGACGTGGTGATAGCTAACTTGAGAAACTTGCCTTCTACTTGCCCCATGATTGAGGGAGATGAGCTTCAAGCAAATATAGGTTTGCAGCAAAGTAGTGTGGATACTGAAAGTCCCTTCAGACAAATTTCATCTTTTTTGACAAATGCCTTCCACTGTAGCGATTCTGAACAAACCTCAGCAATGGATGCTAAACAACTAGTGTCATATGACATTGAG CATCCAGTTCTACAAGATTCACATGCTATGGACATTGCTGATAATAATGTGGCATGTACTGTTTCAAACAAATCGACGGAGCTTGTCGATTCAGATATACCGTGTGCTGTTGTTTCTGATAATCTTTTGGAAATACCCAAGGTTTCAGCTGGTACCTCTGAGTTGCAAGACGTGGGACCCACAGATACTGCCATTCCAGGCTTGGATAATGCTCATAGGGTTGGACtgcgtgattttgttgcttctTCGTCATTAGCCTCCACAGATTTGGATGATGGGAGCCAAGATCAAGCTACCAGTGTTGGGAGAAGATCTATAGCAGAATCACTTCCATCCGTGTCGACTGAGAAGTCTGAGGAACTTAGCTCCAGAGCTGCTGCAGTTGATGCAAACATTGGAATGGCCTCCACAGCAACTTCACTAGTTTCACTTCACAATTTTGTCTTGCCTAAGATGTCAGCACCTGCTATAGAACTTTCTGTTGAAGACAATGATGCGCTTCAAAAGCTGGTCTTTTTACGAATTGTGGAAGCATACAAGCAGGTTGCGGTTTGTGGAGGTTCACAGCTTCGATTTTCTTTACTTTCTTATTTGGGAGTTGAG CTATCGTTGGAGCTGGATCTTTGGACATGTctacaaacacacatattgtcgGATTACGTAATTCACGAG GGACATGAGATGACCTTGCGTGTCCTCTATCGGCTGTATGGGGAGGCAGAAGAAGAGCGCGACTTTTTTTCTTCGACAACTGCTACTTCTGTATATGAAACGTTTCTTCTTAAAGTG GCAGAAACACTAAAAGATTCTTTTCCGGCATCGGACAAATCCTTAAGTCGATTGTTCAGTGAAGTTCCATATCTTCCCCAATCAAGTCTTAAACTATTAGAAAGCTTATGCTCTCCTGAGATTGGAgataaagaagaaaaagaactgAACAGTGGAGACCGGGTCACTCAAGGTCTTAGTGCTGTGTGGAACTTGATAATGCTGAGACCAACTTTGCGCGATGTACTGTTGAAAATTGCTTTGCAG AGTGCAGTTCATCATATGGAGGAAGTGCGTATGAAGGCAATACGTCTG GTTGCAAATAAGTTATATCCTTTGTCGTCAATTTCCCTGCAAATAGAAGAATTTGCAAAGGAGAAGCTGCTATCTGTGGTCGATTCACTTGATTCTGCTACTGAGGGCACTGAAAATTCTAATATTCAATGGAAAAAG AATACTGAATCAGTGTTGGCTGCTAAAGATCAAATGTCGGGGGAAGTAATGGCTACAGACCCCTCTGCGCATACTTCCCAATCTTGTTCCCCTGGAAGTATTGCTGACACTTCTGTGTCTGATGCACAACGATGCATGTCACTGTATTTTGCCCTGTGTACTAAG AAACATTCTCTTCTTCGTCAAATATTCATCATTTTTAGAAGCTCGCCGGAGTCTGTGAGACAA GCTGTTCATAGCCACATGCCTATTCTTATTCGGACTATGGGTGCATCACCAGCCCTTCTTGAGATTATCTCTGATCCCCCTGATGGAAGTGAGAAACTTCTGATGCAG GTTTTGCATACTCTCACGGATGGCAGAGTTCCTTCAGCAGAATTGATTTCTACAATTAAGACACTTTATGAGACCAAGATAAAG GATATGGAGATTCTGTTTCCAATATTGTCTTTTCTACCGAAAGAAGAG GTGTTGAGGGTCTTTCCTCACGTTATTCATCTCCCACAAGAGAAGTTCCAGGCTGCTCTTGCACGCTTGCTGCAG GGGCCAACTCCTTCTGGGCCTGTGTTAACACCATCAGAAATCTTAATTGCTATCCACAGCATAGATCCTGATAAAGACGGAATCCCTTTGAAGAAG GTTACTGATGCATGTAATGCTTGTTTTGAGCAAAGACAAATGTTCACACAGCAAGTGATTGCCAAAGTTCTGAACCAGCTG GTTGAACAAATTCCTCTTCCATTATTGTTCATGAGAACAGTTCTACAAGCAATTGGTGCTTTCCCAGCTTTG GTGGACTTCATAATGGACATACTTTCTCGGCTTGTAAGCAAGCAG ATATGGAAATACCCGAAGTTATGGGTAGGATTCCTCAAATGTGTGCAATTGACACAGCCACATTCTTTTATAGTGTTGCTTCAG CTACCACAAGCTCAGCTTGAAGCTGCTCTGAATAAAATTCCAGCACTGAAGGCACCACTAGCTACGCATGTAAACGAACAGGACATAAAATCTACACTCCCGAG GTCTGTTCTTATGGTACTTGGCATCGCGTCTGAATCTCAAGCTCCAAGTCAGTCACAATCAGGCCAACCGGAGGCTGGTGGGGATGCAGTTAGCTCTGATAAGGATGTTGTCACAGAGAAGAGTAAAGAAGCATCTGGTGGGAGTGGGAGCTAA